From Aquabacter sp. L1I39, the proteins below share one genomic window:
- a CDS encoding hybrid sensor histidine kinase/response regulator has translation MLQAWVVVFAALAYIGLLFAVASFGDRRRAGEVKTAPRPLIYSLSLAVYCTSWTFFGSVGLATTQGFDFLTIYVGPILVIAAASPVLMRIVTLAKSQSITSIADFLAARYGKHQGIAALVTVVAIVGSIPYISLQLKAVSSSLAAVMGNVGGPAHNGSIGGDLALFVALAMAAFAVLFGTRHTDATEHQEGLMLAVATESIVKLVAFLAVGVFVTFFLFDGPSTLFYAAREMSMLAPFEHGSSLESWLTMTVLSAGAFILLPRQFHVAVVENKGISEIKRARWLFPLYLILINLFVVPLAVAGMVLFPLQTVDPDVFVLAVPLAAGSEFLALLAFVGGLSAATAMVIVESVALAIMVSNDLVMPLMLRRRASRGESGQTRHDMVATLLLVRRAAIFVILLLVYLYYRTTGEVQLAQIGLLSFAAIAQVGPAFAAGLTWRRATAKGAIWAILAGISVWGYTLLLPSLAEAGLVSRAFVENGPFGLSFLRPTSLFGLTATPLAHGVVWSLGLNTLLLVVISLVTRPSAIEQVQASLFLNSEVAVRPSFRRWRSAVTVEELMATVARYLGADRARSAFESFAQSNGLRLDLRHEADAQLVRYAERLLASAIGAASSRLVLSLLLRKRAVSTKAALKLLDDASAAIQYNRELLQNAIDHVGQGIAVFDRDLRLVCWNRQFGAMLDLPPECYSVGVPLRDILSHARAEDEDGTDTLDARLARYSLPCGTSHERLQREAATIEARSDPMPDGGIVVTFTDITASVQAEEALERANETLERRVRERTEQLEQLNQALEKARAVADEANVSKTRFLAAASHDILQPLNAARLYVTSLVERAEGRDEARLAVNIDSSLEAVEEILGALLDISRLDSGAMRPEITPFRLGEVLKQLELEFAPLAAEKKLDLTVVPCSLTVRSDRRLLRRLLQNLISNAIKYTPKGRVLVGCRRRRGKVRVEVIDTGMGIPRSKHKLVFQEFQRLDQGAREARGLGLGLSIVERIGRVLEHPVTVRSAAGKGSSFTVELPVTAPLPEVKAEPARPAGATTPLQGLVILAIDNEAAILDGMETLLTGWGCHVIKAPNAATALREVKAAKAKPDVILIDYHLDGGHGIEAVTGLRWKLGKLPAVLITADRTRKVREAAEAADMTVLNKPLKPAALRALLAQWRLSRTAAE, from the coding sequence ATGCTTCAAGCCTGGGTCGTGGTCTTCGCTGCGCTGGCCTATATCGGCCTGCTCTTCGCCGTGGCGAGCTTCGGCGACCGGCGGCGCGCTGGCGAGGTCAAGACTGCCCCCCGGCCGCTCATCTACTCCCTGTCGCTGGCGGTCTATTGCACCTCCTGGACCTTCTTCGGCTCGGTGGGCCTTGCCACCACCCAGGGCTTCGACTTCCTGACCATCTATGTGGGACCGATCCTGGTGATCGCGGCGGCAAGCCCGGTGCTGATGCGCATCGTGACGCTCGCCAAGTCCCAGAGCATCACCTCCATCGCCGACTTCCTGGCCGCCCGCTACGGCAAGCACCAGGGCATCGCCGCGCTGGTGACAGTGGTGGCCATCGTCGGCTCCATTCCCTACATCTCACTGCAATTGAAGGCGGTGTCCTCCTCGCTGGCGGCGGTGATGGGCAATGTGGGCGGCCCCGCCCATAACGGCTCCATCGGCGGCGACCTCGCTTTGTTCGTGGCGCTGGCCATGGCCGCCTTTGCCGTGCTGTTCGGCACCCGCCACACCGATGCCACCGAGCACCAGGAAGGCCTGATGCTGGCGGTGGCCACCGAATCCATCGTCAAGCTGGTGGCGTTCCTGGCGGTGGGCGTGTTCGTCACCTTCTTCCTGTTCGACGGCCCCTCCACCCTCTTCTATGCCGCCCGCGAGATGAGCATGCTCGCGCCCTTCGAGCATGGCTCGTCGCTGGAAAGCTGGCTGACCATGACCGTGCTCTCGGCGGGGGCCTTCATCCTGCTGCCGCGCCAGTTCCACGTTGCAGTGGTGGAGAATAAGGGCATCTCCGAGATCAAGCGGGCGCGCTGGCTGTTCCCGCTCTATCTCATCCTCATCAACCTGTTCGTGGTGCCCCTGGCGGTGGCGGGCATGGTGCTGTTCCCGCTCCAGACGGTGGACCCGGACGTGTTCGTGCTGGCCGTGCCCTTGGCCGCCGGGTCCGAGTTCCTGGCGCTGCTCGCCTTCGTGGGCGGATTGTCCGCGGCCACCGCCATGGTGATCGTGGAATCGGTGGCGCTGGCCATCATGGTCTCCAACGACCTGGTCATGCCCCTCATGCTTCGGCGCCGGGCGAGCCGGGGGGAAAGCGGGCAGACCCGGCACGACATGGTGGCGACCCTGCTGCTGGTGCGGCGGGCAGCGATCTTCGTCATCCTGCTGCTGGTCTATCTTTATTACCGCACCACCGGCGAGGTGCAGCTCGCCCAGATCGGCCTTCTCTCCTTCGCCGCCATCGCGCAAGTGGGTCCAGCCTTCGCCGCCGGCCTCACCTGGCGCCGTGCCACCGCCAAGGGCGCCATCTGGGCGATCCTGGCCGGGATTTCGGTGTGGGGCTACACGCTTCTCCTGCCGAGCCTTGCGGAAGCGGGTCTCGTCAGCCGCGCCTTCGTGGAGAACGGGCCGTTCGGCCTCTCCTTCCTGCGGCCCACCAGCCTGTTCGGCCTCACCGCCACGCCGCTCGCCCATGGGGTGGTGTGGAGCCTCGGCCTCAACACGCTGCTGCTGGTGGTGATTTCGCTCGTCACTCGGCCATCCGCCATCGAGCAGGTGCAGGCCAGCCTGTTCCTGAACTCCGAAGTGGCGGTGCGCCCCTCGTTCCGGCGCTGGCGCTCGGCGGTGACGGTTGAGGAATTGATGGCCACCGTCGCCCGCTATCTTGGCGCCGACCGGGCCCGCTCCGCCTTTGAGAGCTTCGCCCAGTCCAACGGCCTGCGGCTCGACCTCCGGCACGAGGCGGATGCGCAATTGGTGCGCTATGCGGAGCGCCTGCTGGCCTCCGCCATCGGGGCAGCCTCCTCGCGCCTCGTCTTGTCGTTGCTGCTGCGCAAGCGCGCGGTCTCCACCAAGGCGGCGCTGAAGCTGCTGGACGATGCCTCCGCCGCCATCCAGTACAATCGCGAGCTGCTCCAGAACGCCATCGACCATGTGGGCCAGGGCATTGCCGTGTTCGACCGCGATCTGCGCCTTGTGTGCTGGAACCGGCAGTTTGGCGCCATGCTGGACCTGCCGCCGGAATGCTATTCTGTGGGCGTGCCGCTGCGCGATATCCTCAGCCACGCCCGTGCGGAGGACGAGGACGGCACCGATACGCTGGACGCCCGCCTCGCCCGCTATTCCCTGCCCTGCGGCACCTCCCATGAACGCCTGCAGCGCGAGGCCGCCACCATCGAGGCCCGCTCCGATCCCATGCCGGACGGCGGCATCGTCGTGACCTTCACCGACATCACCGCTTCCGTGCAGGCGGAAGAGGCGCTGGAGCGGGCGAACGAGACGCTGGAACGGCGCGTGCGCGAGCGCACCGAGCAATTGGAGCAGCTCAACCAGGCGCTGGAGAAAGCCCGCGCCGTGGCGGATGAAGCCAATGTCTCCAAGACGCGCTTCCTGGCCGCCGCCAGCCACGACATTCTGCAACCGCTGAACGCGGCGCGGCTCTATGTGACGAGCCTCGTCGAGCGGGCGGAGGGCAGGGACGAGGCGCGGCTCGCGGTCAATATCGATTCGTCCTTGGAGGCGGTGGAGGAGATCCTCGGCGCGCTGCTCGACATTTCCCGCCTCGACAGCGGCGCCATGAGGCCGGAAATCACCCCCTTCCGCCTGGGCGAGGTGCTCAAGCAGCTGGAACTGGAATTCGCTCCCCTGGCGGCGGAAAAGAAGCTGGACCTCACCGTCGTCCCCTGTTCGCTCACCGTGCGCTCCGACCGTCGGCTGCTGCGCCGGCTGCTTCAGAATCTCATCTCCAACGCCATCAAATACACCCCCAAGGGCCGGGTGCTCGTGGGCTGCCGCCGGCGGCGCGGCAAGGTGCGGGTGGAAGTGATCGACACCGGCATGGGCATTCCACGCTCCAAGCACAAGCTGGTGTTCCAGGAATTCCAGCGCCTCGACCAGGGGGCCCGGGAGGCGCGCGGGCTCGGGCTCGGCCTGTCCATCGTCGAGCGCATCGGCCGGGTGCTGGAGCACCCGGTCACGGTGCGCTCCGCCGCCGGCAAGGGATCGAGCTTCACGGTGGAACTGCCGGTCACCGCGCCTCTGCCCGAGGTGAAGGCGGAGCCGGCACGGCCGGCAGGGGCAACCACGCCCCTGCAAGGCCTCGTCATCCTGGCCATCGACAATGAGGCGGCGATCCTCGACGGCATGGAGACGCTGCTGACCGGCTGGGGCTGCCATGTGATCAAGGCCCCGAATGCCGCGACGGCCCTGCGCGAAGTCAAAGCCGCCAAGGCTAAGCCCGACGTGATCCTGATCGACT